A DNA window from Solanum lycopersicum chromosome 3, SLM_r2.1 contains the following coding sequences:
- the LOC101245634 gene encoding probable inactive poly [ADP-ribose] polymerase SRO5 isoform X2, translating to MENFVKPQFFSFLREEAAAVVQRYSPHHKFMAQSGFGNQFAESTSSSADDVQDPEVSDSESSVVGSVHEERSSGLMRIDEGDKIYGIISNKFLSGLGCFGLSTEITAIQKETCSSFVKQAKLQSFLIFSKAVEKKCSGNANVKYAWFGGSKDEISNIFSHGFSCRSNNGAYSQAICLSPDDNSHDCLQAAVPDKNGVRHLLLCRVILGKTEVVHPGSGQCHPSSEEYDTGVDNLSSPRKFIVWSTHMNSYVFPEFMVSFRVSSHAKESQRNAVPIQNPKSPWITFPALISALSKFLPPQTVKLITKYHNDHKGRKITRRDLIQQVRKLAGDELLTAIIKSCKNKQSKGSTGNSSSTSSINFEQRDGGCCACHRSC from the exons ATGGAGAACTTTGTGAAGCCTCAGTTCTTCTCCTTTCTGCGTGAGGAAGCAGCAGCAGTAGTTCAAAGGTACTCACCGCATCACAAGTTTATGGCTCAGTCAGgatttggaaatcaatttgccGAATCTACAAGTTCAAGCGCCGATGACGTGCAAGATCCAGAAGTTTCCGATTCGGAGAGTTCGGTTGTTGGTTCGGTACATGAAGAGAGAAGTTCTGGTTTGATGAGAATTGATGAAGGCGATAAGATATATGGTATTATTAGCAACAAGTTCCTGTCGGGTTTGGGTTGTTTTGGATTATCGACTGAAATTACGGCAATTCAGAAGGAGACGTGCTCTAGTTTTGTCAAGCAAGCGAAGCTTCAATCGTTTCTTATTTTCTCTAAAGCGGTGGAGAAGAAGTGCAGTGGGAATGCTAATGTGAAGTATGCTTGGTTTGGAGGTTCGAAAGATGAGATTAGCAACATATTTTCACATGGATTTTCTTGTCGATCAAACAATGGAGCTTATTCTCAAGCCATATGCCTTTCTCCGGATGATAATTCACACGATTG CCTGCAAGCTGCTGTTCCTGATAAAAACGGAGTAAGGCATCTATTGCTTTGTCGCGTAATACTGGGAAAAACTGAAGTTGTTCATCCTGGATCAGGACAGTGCCATCCGAGTTCTGAGGAATATGATACAGGGGTTGATAATTTATCTTCTCCTAGAAAGTTTATTGTGTGGAGTACTCACATGAACAGTTACGTTTTCCCAGAATTTATGGTCAGTTTCAGAGTCAGCTCACATGCTAAAG AGTCTCAAAGGAATGCAGTTCCTATTCAGAACCCAAAATCACCTTGGATTACATTTCCTGCACTGATTTCTGCTCTATCGAAATTCTTGCCGCCTCAGACCGTCAAATTGATTACGAAGTATCATAATGATCACAAG GGGAGAAAGATCACAAGACGAGACTTGATTCAGCAAGTGAGGAAACTAGCAGGAGACGAGTTGTTAACTGCAATCATCAAATCCTGCAAGAATAAG CAAAGCAAAGGATCAACTGGAAACTCATCCAGCACAAGCTCAATTAACTTCGAGCAACGAGATGGAGGATGCTGTGCTTGCCACAGGAGTTGTTGA
- the LOC101245934 gene encoding uncharacterized protein: protein MQARWESSQSPSFNSYSNKNLAEIADRVVQEFRAENGTDEEFFIDDDGGLSCFESGGTLDEKEEEQGNEDEDEFEFSFVKQSEISPVAADEIFYNGQIRPIYPLFNRDLLSDFMNGRSKSNSTSEEISSARPKSIRLPLRKLFMEEEREGNFSCSSSEADDLEGIPEGTYCTWTPKPEEKSAGSCKKSSSTGSSKRWKFRDLLYRSNSEGKDTFVFLTHSCRKKENKAEKTTIDNAAKVTAKSKGIPVADGCPAMHYVKNGGGEKRKTYLPYRQDLVGFFATSRNVMPL from the coding sequence ATGCAGGCGAGGTGGGAGTCATCACAGTCTCCGAGTTTCAATAGTTACTCTAATAAGAATTTGGCTGAAATTGCTGATAGAGTAGTACAAGAGTTCAGGGCTGAAAATGGAACAGATGAGGAgttttttattgatgatgatgGAGGTTTGAGTTGTTTTGAGAGTGGAGGAACATTGGATGAGAAGGAGGAGGAACAAGgaaatgaagatgaagatgaatttGAGTTTTCATTTGTAAAACAGTCTGAAATTTCACCTGTTGCGGCTGATGAGATTTTTTATAATGGACAGATCCGTCCGATATATCCGCTTTTCAATAGGGATTTGTTGTCGGATTTCATGAATGGTAGATCTAAATCGAATTCGACGTCGGAGGAGATTTCTTCTGCTCGACCGAAATCGATTAGGCTTCCGTTACGGAAGCTTTTCATGGAAGAAGAGCGAGAAGGTAACTTTTCGTGCTCATCATCGGAAGCTGATGATCTGGAAGGGATTCCTGAGGGAACGTACTGCACGTGGACGCCTAAACCGGAGGAAAAATCTGCCGGAAGTTGTAAGAAGAGCAGTTCCACAGGCTCCTCAAAACGGTGGAAGTTTCGTGACCTTCTTTACCGGAGCAATAGCGAAGGTAAGGATACTTTCGTCTTTTTGACTCATTCGTgcagaaagaaggaaaacaaagcAGAGAAGACAACGATTGATAATGCAGCAAAGGTTACCGCAAAATCAAAGGGAATTCCGGTGGCTGATGGTTGTCCGGCGATGCATTACGTGAAAAACGGAGGCGGCGAGAAAAGGAAAACCTACTTACCGTACAGGCAAGATCTAGTCGGGTTTTTTGCTACGAGTCGGAATGTAATGCCATTGTGA
- the LOC101245634 gene encoding probable inactive poly [ADP-ribose] polymerase SRO5 isoform X1, with the protein MENFVKPQFFSFLREEAAAVVQRYSPHHKFMAQSGFGNQFAESTSSSADDVQDPEVSDSESSVVGSVHEERSSGLMRIDEGDKIYGIISNKFLSGLGCFGLSTEITAIQKETCSSFVKQAKLQSFLIFSKAVEKKCSGNANVKYAWFGGSKDEISNIFSHGFSCRSNNGAYSQAICLSPDDNSHDCLQAAVPDKNGVRHLLLCRVILGKTEVVHPGSGQCHPSSEEYDTGVDNLSSPRKFIVWSTHMNSYVFPEFMVSFRVSSHAKESQRNAVPIQNPKSPWITFPALISALSKFLPPQTVKLITKYHNDHKGRKITRRDLIQQVRKLAGDELLTAIIKSCKNKQQSKGSTGNSSSTSSINFEQRDGGCCACHRSC; encoded by the exons ATGGAGAACTTTGTGAAGCCTCAGTTCTTCTCCTTTCTGCGTGAGGAAGCAGCAGCAGTAGTTCAAAGGTACTCACCGCATCACAAGTTTATGGCTCAGTCAGgatttggaaatcaatttgccGAATCTACAAGTTCAAGCGCCGATGACGTGCAAGATCCAGAAGTTTCCGATTCGGAGAGTTCGGTTGTTGGTTCGGTACATGAAGAGAGAAGTTCTGGTTTGATGAGAATTGATGAAGGCGATAAGATATATGGTATTATTAGCAACAAGTTCCTGTCGGGTTTGGGTTGTTTTGGATTATCGACTGAAATTACGGCAATTCAGAAGGAGACGTGCTCTAGTTTTGTCAAGCAAGCGAAGCTTCAATCGTTTCTTATTTTCTCTAAAGCGGTGGAGAAGAAGTGCAGTGGGAATGCTAATGTGAAGTATGCTTGGTTTGGAGGTTCGAAAGATGAGATTAGCAACATATTTTCACATGGATTTTCTTGTCGATCAAACAATGGAGCTTATTCTCAAGCCATATGCCTTTCTCCGGATGATAATTCACACGATTG CCTGCAAGCTGCTGTTCCTGATAAAAACGGAGTAAGGCATCTATTGCTTTGTCGCGTAATACTGGGAAAAACTGAAGTTGTTCATCCTGGATCAGGACAGTGCCATCCGAGTTCTGAGGAATATGATACAGGGGTTGATAATTTATCTTCTCCTAGAAAGTTTATTGTGTGGAGTACTCACATGAACAGTTACGTTTTCCCAGAATTTATGGTCAGTTTCAGAGTCAGCTCACATGCTAAAG AGTCTCAAAGGAATGCAGTTCCTATTCAGAACCCAAAATCACCTTGGATTACATTTCCTGCACTGATTTCTGCTCTATCGAAATTCTTGCCGCCTCAGACCGTCAAATTGATTACGAAGTATCATAATGATCACAAG GGGAGAAAGATCACAAGACGAGACTTGATTCAGCAAGTGAGGAAACTAGCAGGAGACGAGTTGTTAACTGCAATCATCAAATCCTGCAAGAATAAG CAGCAAAGCAAAGGATCAACTGGAAACTCATCCAGCACAAGCTCAATTAACTTCGAGCAACGAGATGGAGGATGCTGTGCTTGCCACAGGAGTTGTTGA
- the DXR gene encoding 1-deoxy-D-xylulose-5-phosphate reductoisomerase — translation MALNLLSPAEIKSISFLDNSKSSYNLSHLKFTGGLSIRRKECSGAFAKRVQCSAQPPPPPAWPGRAVAEPGRQSWDGPKPISIVGSTGSIGTQTLDIVAENPDKFRVVALAAGSNVTLLADQVKTFRPKLVAVRNESLVEELKDALADMEDKPEIIPGEQGVIEVARHPDAVTVVTGIVGCAGLKPTVAAIEAGKDIALANKETLIAGGPFVLPLAHKHKVKILPADSEHSAIFQCIQGLPEGALRRIILTASGGAFRDWPVEKLKEVKVADALKHPNWNMGKKITVDSATLFNKGLEVIEAHYLFGAEYDNIEIVIHPQSIIHSMVETQDSSVLAQLGWPDMRLPILYTLSWPDRVYCSEITWPRLDLCKLGSLTFKAPDNVKYPSMDLAYSAGRAGGTMTGVLSAANEKAVELFISERISYLDIFKIVELTCAKHREELVSSPSLEEIIHYDLWARDYAASLEPSSGLSPALV, via the exons ATGGCCCTCAATTTGCTTTCTCCTGCTGAAATTAAGTCAATCTCTTTCTTGGACAATTCAAAGTCCAGCTACAATCTTAGCCATCTTAAGTTTACAG GTGGACTGTCTATCAGAAGAAAGGAGTGCAGTGGGGCATTTGCTAAGAGAGTTCAGTGTTCAGCACAGCCGCCGCCACCTCCTGCCTGGCCTGGAAGGGCTGTTGCTGAGCCAGGAAGGCAGAGTTGGGATGGTCCAAAGCCTATCTCAATTGTTGGGTCGACTGGCTCTATAGGAACTCAG ACACTGGATATAGTCGCTGAGAATCCGGACAAGTTTAGAGTTGTTGCACTTGCTGCTGGTTCAAATGTGACTCTTCTTGCTGATCAG GTCAAAACATTCAGGCCAAAATTAGTTGCTGTAAGAAATGAATCATTGGTTGAAGAACTCAAAGATGCTCTTGCTGATATGGAAGACAAGCCTGAGATTATACCTGGGGAGCAGGGTGTGATTGAG GTTGCCCGCCATCCTGATGCTGTCACTGTAGTTACAGGAATAGTTGGCTGCGCAGGTTTGAAG CCTACAGTGGCTGCCATCGAAGCAGGAAAAGACATTGCTTTGGCCAATAAAGAGACTTTAATTGCTGGTGGTCCATTTGTCCTTCCTCTTGCACACAAGCATAAAGTGAAGATTCTTCCTGCAGATTCAGAACATTCAGCTATATTCCAG TGCATACAAGGCTTGCCAGAGGGTGCCCTTAGGCGCATTATATTAACTGCATCTGGAGGGGCTTTCAG GGACTGGCCAGTTGAGAAGTTGAAAGAAGTTAAAGTAGCTGATGCTTTGAAGCATCCCAATTGGAACATGGGAAAAAAGATTACTGTTGATTCTGCCACCTTATTCAATAAG GGTCTTGAAGTTATCGAAGCTCACTACCTTTTCGGAGCTGAGTATGACAACATTGAAATTGTCATCCATCCCCAATCCATCATACATTCGATGGTGGAAACACAG GATTCATCAGTATTGGCACAGCTAGGGTGGCCTGATATGCGTTTGCCCATCCTTTATACTTTATCCTGGCCTGACAGAGTTTACTGTTCGGAGATTACTTGGCCTCGGCTTGATCTTTGCAA GCTCGGATCATTGACATTTAAAGCTCCTGATAATGTAAAATACCCATCCATGGATCTTGCTTACTCTGCTGGGCGCGCCGGAGGGACCATGACTGGAGTTCTAAGTGCAGCAAATGAGAAGGCAGTGGAATTATTTATTAGTGAGAG AATTAGCTACTTGGATATTTTCAAGATTGTGGAGTTAACATGCGCGAAGCACCGGGAAGAGTTGGTGTCTTCTCCATCGCTGGAGGAAATTATACATTACGATTTGTGGGCTCGAGACTACGCAGCCAGTTTGGAACCATCATCTGGTTTGAGTCCAGCTCTTGTATGA